A part of Liolophura sinensis isolate JHLJ2023 chromosome 1, CUHK_Ljap_v2, whole genome shotgun sequence genomic DNA contains:
- the LOC135469743 gene encoding UPF0193 protein EVG1-like — protein sequence MASNRVTRVAQGGFWSSQTANYSKETQSLLKEMMKESKLTNFQQRHLENSLRKGSTLPLDVPPTFTPQKPKPVIQKQPSKVINVREYSGGIRSKDTMERRGDFEKPDYKPPPRRTRSAKEKIKLANIMAYGEDLPPPDMNKIRELAERKMKVKVKVDRFDELQKEIDERRAFLADMEKIGKASEYRPMIETEISQKIRDMEIIDKKKCAELQKMLDAEKAKSSKTEKGGIPEALAP from the exons ATGGCTTCGAACCGAGTAACAAGGGTCGCTCAAGGAGGGTTTTGGAGTTCGCAGACTGCGAATTACAGCAAGGAAACCCAATCTTTGTTGAAAG AGATGATGAAAGAGTCTAAACTTACTAATTTCCAGCAGAGACATCTTGAAAATTCTTTGAGGA AGGGATCCACCCTACCCCTTGATGTTCCCCCAACATTTACTCCACAAAAGCCCAAACCTGTAATACAAAAACAGCCATCTAAGGTCATAAATGTTCG agAGTACTCTGGAGGAATCCGCTCCAAAGACACTATGGAAAGGAGGGGAGATTTTGAAAAGCCAGATTACAAGCCACCTCCCAGAA GGACCAGATCAGCCAAGGAAAAGATAAAGCTGGCTAACATCATGGCATATGGAGAAGATCTTCCTCCACCTGACATGAACAAGATCAGAGAGTTGGCTGAACGCAAGatgaaggtcaaggtcaaggtgGACAGATTTGATGAAT TGCAAAAGGAGATAGATGAAAGGAGAGCATTCTTGGCAGACATGGAAAAGATAGGAAAGGCCAGTGAATATAGACCAATGATAGAGACTGAAATATCACAA aaaatcagGGATATGGAAATTATAGATAAGAAAAAGTGTGCTGAACTACAGAAAATGTTAGATGCTGAAAAGGCAAAGTCTTCAAAGACAGAAAAAGGTGGAATTCCTGAGGCATTGGCACCATAA